The nucleotide window CAACTTGTGCACCATTGCTCAGCCTTCATGTCAATACCTGTTCCATTTTAGAATAACTGTttagaaattttgaaaaaaagggaGACATTTAAAGCTTATGGTGATGATTGCTCCACTCGTATGGTGATTGAACTGTTAATTTGTTATTACTACGGCATGATTAAATCAAGGAGAGAAGACAGAAGGTATACTTCTAGAAGAATCTTTTGTTGGATTATTGGCATCCACATTGCAAAGCTCAGCTTTCAGTCTTGTAGAAATGTTTTTCTCATAAGCAGATATTAGAGTTTTCTTGACCATCGTATATTCTTGTTCACTGATCTCGCCTTGCTCAGATCCCTGCTTCGAATCAGGGCTAATTCCTGCAATTATAAGATATTGCTTAGTTGCCACAACAAAGTATATTTCTGTTAATCCAATACATGAGataaaagtttgatatttattACCTCTGCAGATTTAAAGTCACATATTAAGACCATAtatcttttatggttttgttagGAGAGATCAAGGTGACCTTACATTTACTAGAATAAAGGAAAtaatatagacaagtttttttctctTTGGAAGATGCAGTCTCATTATAGTCTGTCTTATAaaaggtttaggtttaggtttatgCTCCACATTGGAAGACCAATAGCTCCATTGCAAGTGAGCAATAGAGAGGGTGGAAGAAATGATGCATAAAGGGGAACACCCTCTCCTTCCAACGGttgtttcatcatcatcaaagcctttgtcCAATTAATGTGGCATCGGCTTCAATTGCTCTTTCAGTTCACATTAGTTTGATAAATTAGATGCATAAAGTAGAGTTTTGCATTACCATTGGCAAGATCAAGTAAAAAGTCGGCTGGATTAACAGTCATTGATGTTGAAAATCCAATGGAGGAGAAGTATTCCAAGGCTGCAGATGCTGGGCCATTGTAGATGGGGCAACCCTCTGAGAGTAAGATGACCTTATCAAACATGTGGTACAGCCGGCTTGAGGGCTGGTGAATGGTGGTTACGACCGTTCGACCACCACTTGCGAGCCGTTTGATTGTAGTCAGGATTCTCTGAGCTGTGGTTGAGTCCAGACCTGATGTGGGCTCATCTAGTAATAATAAGCTTGGATTGATTAGCATTTCCTGACCTATACttaccctcttcttctcccctCCAGATATTCCTCTAAAGAGTGGCCCACCTATCATGCTGTTCCGGCACCGAGTCAATCCCAATTCAGTTATAACTTGGTCCACCTGCTGGACTTTCTCATCCTGGGTCACGCTAGTAGGTAGCCTTAACATCGCCGTAAATAATAGGGTTTCAAACACTGTGAGATGTGGGTACAAAACATCATGCTGTGCTACAAATCCTGTTCGTCGCTTTGTGCTACCAGAGAAAGGTTGACTGTTGTACATAATCTTTCCAGACAATTTACCAGTAAGACGACCTCCAAGAGCAGTAAGGAGAGTGGTTTTTCCACTACCAGAAGGACCAAGCATAGCTAGTATCTCACCCGGGAAAACTATGCCCGTTATGCCATTCAATATAGTCTTTTCTTGGGTATCCCATGTACCACTGGAACACCATCCCTTTTGATCCAATTTAACTTTATACACTACCTCCTCAAACTGCAAGGATGAGataattgtgaaaaaaaaatgttatccaGCACATTTAGAATATTATCAATCGCtgttgaaaattttaatcaCACAAGTTTAATATTTCTATCATCGTGCTTATACATAAACAAGCAGAAGATTTGCCTAGTTTTTCTCTTTGCCCTGTGCATggctatattttttttatgtgcgaTTATATCCATTGTTTTGCAGGGGTGTGTGATTGTGTATGTGAGAGAGGAGAGACAGACCTTCAAAGTTATAGGATACAAGGTCATTGGGAGGACATGCTGTGACTCAGCTTGTATGGGGTAGGCAAGAACAGTCCTTCCTTGGGGCTCAGGCATCTCTGTGAGACTTACTACCGAGTTGCTGCTGCAGTATTCTGGCTTTGGGGCTTTGCAGTTAAAGGTCATCGCCACATCAAGATGAGGTGGTGTTAGTGGTCAGGAGAAGGGAGAAGTCGTCAAGGTATTCCTTTCAACTTGGCCTCCCAAATTGAACTGCAGAGCACaagcacatatatatacaggagCAAGGGGACTCTACTTCTGCTGAGTCTCGATCTGTGAAGTGTGCCTGTCCTCCAGGTGGGATCCCACCATCTTCTCTCTTCTAAAATTCTGACACTAACTCTTGATAATTATTTATACAAATCTCATCCTAGTTTTCCTTCATTAGcataattctctctctttcccccTCTCGTACACTCCCACTATCGCACACTCACACACGCATACATGCTTTCATCTTATTGTGACCAAGAATGAATATATAATCTTCATGTGGCAGGCATATTAATGGTTGACACATGGAATAATACATGCTGCTGATGAAGATTATTTTTAAGGGCTATACTTTCTTTATATTGTTGAGAACACTATAATTGACGCAATGCGGAAGCTAGTAACACatgaattcgttcacgacgaaatcaagaaattTGTGATGTAGGACAAGCGCAAGCAGTCGAACAAGCAGTAGATGATTTCTATGAGATGTGGGACCACAATCAGAAGTCTTTGGCGTGTGTTTAGTAATAATTTGTTTACTTAAATATTTTGGTTTACTTAGTTGTTTACTTTCTATTATTTCCTTTTAAGTTAGTTACTCCCTATTATTTCCTTTAAGTTAGTCTGTTGCAATTAGGATTGCATCTACTATATAAGTCTTTGTAACCTCCTAGGTGGAGGAGTTTTTGCTTGATAATAATACCGACTTCGTTGGCAGAGTTTATTTCTCTGGGCTTTCTTGCTTCCTACGGCATTGACAAAGATCTTGCCGTTTTTCCGTTTCCGTTCTGCGTTaatttggaatccaccaagaataATTGAGAGAATCTCAAGAGTTTTATTAGTAATATGCATAATAATGACTTACAAACGTTTATAGTCTGAAAAAtaacaatcaaaccctaatcGGACTCcaaattaaactagaattggaaacacaattaattaaaacttgcAGGAATTTAATTAACTTCGTCGGACTACAAAACGACGCCTTTTTAATCTCCttccgaatctcaactggggAAAGCCCCAGTTGACTTTTAaacacaattaattaaaatgtgTAGGAATTTAATTAACTCCGTTGGACTACAAAACGAAACCATTTTGATCTTCTTCAGAATCTCAATTGGGGAAAGCCCCAAGTTGagttttaggtcttcaaaatcagtcctcggaaacatattataataaggaaataCAAGAGCGGATCAAAATTTATGGtcggtcaaagttgaaaaactgaaactttaattcaaaaacaacaacttcaattccgattcCGATTTGGATTCTTCCGAACACGTTCCAACTTCTTAAGGAATTCTTCCTCAGCCCGTTCTAAGTCAATAATGCACTCCCAAGGCTAGTTCATGGAAGACTATAGTACTTAGTAGTTAATATATCGGTTCTTCGCCATATATTTTATGGAGTTATTTTGTTTTCCCAAGTGCTTTCTATGCCCACGCATACtgtttacacttttttttttctttctatttttaaatttgaaaataagaaaTGAGTTCTGCCGTAGACATTTAATGGTGCTCCTCACGACTTCGCAGTTCGCACAAAGTAGAGCTGGAGCATGAAGCAAGTGGAATCTCCTACGAGCCAAAATAAAGGCaactccatttagttttcagGGATCAAATGATTTTATGTTCTTTGTGTATATGTTTGCCTTTTAACTATTTCCACTAGTTCCAACAGgcattttaaaatttgtttctgCAAATGGCCCAATCTTACTgcatttttctaaaaaattccATTATGTTTTAATTCAGTTAAAATTAGTTATTTATTCTTCCATGTACATCTCTTTCATTAATATCTAACATCTATGGTTTGTTTGTCCAAGGTTGTCCCTCTTTACAAAATTCACATTGAAATCGTTGAAAGCATATGAACTATTAAAGAAGAAAAGTTTGATTATTTTCACATGCTTTTCAGTATTTCTGTGGACAATGACATGACTAACTCTCCGTTCCATGCATCTGGCATCGGAGATCAAGCACTGGAACGTACTTGTGAGTAAACCAAACCAAATTAAGGTATCTCTTAATATTCTCGCCTTGCTTTCTTTTTTCACGTGTGGTGAGTACTGGTTGTCCAATTAAAAGTTAATATTTGTCATTTGGACTTAACTGATCTTATCTTTTATATCCTTCATTatcattccttttctttttctgattccTTTTTTAATACAAGTCAAAAAAACTTGATCATGGCTGTCTGTCGCGTTTTTTTCACGGAGCATATATAACCTCATGAGATATATACTTGCTTGTAATGGGAGAATttccttttacttttctttttgttatctCCATATGAGAATTatctcaaagaaaaagaaaggtggAGGATAAAGGAAGCTACTAGTTTACTAGAGAAAGCCAGGGGTGAATGATAGTCTTTAAAtatatgttaagacttctaaatgGGAAATTAATAAAGCTAAAGAACACACACTGCTTTTTCCTAGTAAAGTCATCTGATTCTTATATATATTTCCCCTTTTCATTTGTTAGTAGTGTTGATTTCTTTCACTGTAATATTCAACATTCGTATGACTACATGTTATCATATCTGGAGTATTCATATAGGTAAAGAAAGGTGGGGGAAGTTAGATGCCGAACAAAAGTGAACGTAGCTTTATATAACATTATTTATCTTTTCCTTTCTCTAGACTGTATATATTATTTAAGctgaataagagagagagagagatgattaAAGGAGAAGGCATCACTTGGATTCCATTTCCTCtcagtgtaatttttttttctttttctgcagAGAGCACTGAGAATAAGAGTGTAGTAATGGGATCCCACCCCACTCATAATCTTCTCCCATTATGTATGTAATAATAAATGGGTGTGGGAGTGGGAATGggtttctctcctctctctttgttGTCTTTGTCTTGTGGACTCTCTCACTTCACTTTCTCCTAATAATTGTTACTTTTCACTACCTTAATTAGGCTTTTGACCACCACTTAACGTTCAATAATTATTACTTGGTATTAAACCCAGTAGTGATATGCATTTTTTAATAAAGAAAACGCGTGTATTTGGTTCCACAGGAATTTTTCAGGTGGGCAATGGAAGGCCTCATGTCTCCAAACATCAGGTAAAGTTGTTGGCCGTTGGGTTTTAGTGCGGCGAGTTGATTTCAATCGGAAAACTTGATTTCCGGCTAACTAAACCTTTTCCTTGGAATGAAAAACTTGATTTCCGGCTACCTTAACTGTCCGGAGAGGTAGAGCCATGGAGATGCAATGCCTATATAGTTAAACATTTCTGGCTCTTTAGTAGGATGAGTTGGTTTCTTATACAAACTAATATGTTGCTTGTTTTTTCTAGTTTGATGTATTATCATCATATATTGTCAAGGTGGCAAACAAAGTTCTTgattagaattctgagaaatCAAATGATTTTATATGTATAATCTCGATCCTCTTTGAGGCTGAATCGTACTCCACTGAAGATGGTATTGTATGATGTTCTTGCAACACTTTTAGATGCGCTTTCTATAATAATGAATAGTCCATTTGCAATAAATACTAGGAGATTTTCATTGCCGATGGACCTTCTATTCATGATGTTTGATTTTCAGTTGGAAGATGTCCTTTCACCCTTGAATGGTCGATGTGAAGATGTTACACACCTTTTTTTGGTAACGGAGAACGACGtaatttaaatttgttatttggacatccgatatgaacTTAATATTATACCGTCAAATTCGTacatataaaaaatacaaatacaccCGAGTCATATTTGGAGCCTTATAATGTGATTTTGGCATAGAACTTCAAAGCACCATGACTTTTGTCATCTTTATATTACAAAAGGACACCATATCTTAAGAACTACCTTTAACAAAGATGTATGTATTTGTGTTTGTACACATTATCTACTTCATGAAATAATAATTCCATGtgaaacaaaccaaaaatgGTCGGGAGTAGCAATTGGCATCAACTTTTTGAAATATCGtcgagaaatatgtttttcatttgaatCGAATTTtagacacatatatatctatccaattaattgtcaaccgagtcacctctcgATTGACATCAACTTGAGTCTCCAAATCTCATCTACTTGAATCTCCAAATCTTGTGGTGAAACCACCACCACAACTTTGACCCACGCATGGAACTGCAACCTTTTAACTTGGTGCAGTGCTGGAATCACTTTTGTTTGATGTAGACGACATTCCATGCCCAAACTGAcacgagaaagaaagaaaaaactgaCATGAAATTCATTACATTATCTTCAACTTAGCTTGCACACTAtatggagaagaaaaaagaaagttaaTGGGAGTACTGGAGTTATAAAATGGTGATGATTAGACAATGGAAATTGTTTAACTTTATTTAATTGTTaaggataatgatgatgatggtgctATTTTTAGTACCTAGTTGCATGCTTAGAGACAATTCAGAGTGATAAAAAAAGTAGTACTACAAATGGTGTATAAAAAAAAAGCTAATTTGGCTAAAAAcattattgaaaaattaaataatgtaaCTTTAATGTCATGAAGTGGTTACCAAATTTTCTTCCAAATCCCATGAGTACTTCTACAAGTTGGCTCTAGCAAACCCTACaattaatccattgttttggTACTCCTATCCCATGGGCTCGTCTCGGTCGCATGACAGATCTTGATATGTGTGGGTTAGGCGCACGTATCCGAGTTCAATTCCCTGCTTGGGATTATAATCACGACTAAACTAAGACATGTATCGGGTGCTTGGGATTATATTCACGATCGAACTAAGACGTGTGGAGGCGTACTGTTGTCTCTAGAATTTACCATGCAGGAATGGACTGACTATTAGGTGGATTCTCTCcgttgttaaaaaaaaaccactaaatCATGAATTTCACATAAAATTTTAGAGCTAGGGCTTCGATGGGTGGCATATAGATTCAAACTAGATTTGGTTTATCACCGTCCAAATGATATTCGAGTACAAATATAGATATGTATGTCTAGGGTTTATGGTTTAGCTAGGCTAATAGTGAAAAGTAGTATTTGTGTCAAATACTTATATGTGATCAAGATATACTATCTACATTATCCAATCCGAATCCGACACGCGTAGGAAAATAATTGTAAAAGGGAATATGAAATTGAAAGTTGTTCACATGATGAGGGGCACCAGAAGTGATGATCATAATCACCTTAATAACAAAGAGTGATCCTATATGTACTCCCATTTCATATAGGGTACATAGATCAAGAAGGGTTAGCCCCTATCTCAACTCCTCGTGGTAGTGGTGAAGGtggatatatacatacatatatatatatatatatatgtggttggTTGAGCTCACCCTTTtagtcatttttaaaaaaaattagtgtgAGACACATTATGCATGCACATCCATATGATTAAGTGGGGATGATGTGGAAAGGAATGTCATGTAATGTAAGATATGAACACTAATATCCCACATCAGATTGACATAATCCAATTGAATGGTGTATATCAATAATGACCTTTCACCTCTCAGACAAGGACATATTTTTTGAGCTTAAAAACCAACGGCGATTGCCCAATAACAACAAATCCGTACCAGACCTGTGACTCAGAATGGACAATATCCTTCATGTGTTTAGATTTATATAGATTTACAAGCAAATAGTGCAAAATGCCAAAACAAAgcctatatataaatatatatatgtagcccATTTGTAAAAGATTGGTATTAGGGACTAGGGAGGATATATACAAGGCAGAATCCACGCGtgcatgttttcttttttgcttttttttttttttttttttttggccttttgtAGTTGCACTACCATGGGTGGCCACTTAATCATCAACTAGGGAGGGGATATttgcaaatatatataattaatctcTAGACCATATTGGTAGTTATTATTGTtgaaatgatgcatatatatatggcttATGGAGATTGTTGATGTTGATggggttttgtttttatttattaaaaaattgcaACTTTTTAGGTGGTTGTTGTAGGTGGAAG belongs to Tripterygium wilfordii isolate XIE 37 chromosome 2, ASM1340144v1, whole genome shotgun sequence and includes:
- the LOC120007718 gene encoding ABC transporter G family member 14-like, which codes for MTFNCKAPKPEYCSSNSVVSLTEMPEPQGRTVLAYPIQAESQHVLPMTLYPITLKFEEVVYKVKLDQKGWCSSGTWDTQEKTILNGITGIVFPGEILAMLGPSGSGKTTLLTALGGRLTGKLSGKIMYNSQPFSGSTKRRTGFVAQHDVLYPHLTVFETLLFTAMLRLPTSVTQDEKVQQVDQVITELGLTRCRNSMIGGPLFRGISGGEKKRVSIGQEMLINPSLLLLDEPTSGLDSTTAQRILTTIKRLASGGRTVVTTIHQPSSRLYHMFDKVILLSEGCPIYNGPASAALEYFSSIGFSTSMTVNPADFLLDLANGISPDSKQGSEQGEISEQEYTMVKKTLISAYEKNISTRLKAELCNVDANNPTKDSSRSIDMKAEQWCTSWQHQIKVLLQRGLRERRYEAFNRLRIFQVISVAILGGLLWWRTPTSHIADRIAMLFFFSVFWGFYPLYNAVFTFPHERSMLIKERSSGMYHLSSYFIARTVGDLPLELALPTAFVFIIYWMGGLKPDPLTFILSLCIVLYSVLVSQSLGLAFGAILMDVKQATTLASVTTLIFLISGGYYIQQIPPFIVWLKYLSYSYYSYKLLLGVQYSENDYYQCSEGGWCRVGDFPAVESIGLQHLWVDVCIMGVMLVGYRLIAYLALRRVR